One genomic window of Oncorhynchus clarkii lewisi isolate Uvic-CL-2024 chromosome 5, UVic_Ocla_1.0, whole genome shotgun sequence includes the following:
- the LOC139408333 gene encoding purine-rich element-binding protein gamma, translating into MADTCSRGMERGRGRITSDSMTRGAYPQQYVHPGTQQQGIDIQELASKRVDIQKKRFYLDVKQSARGRFLKIAEVWIGRGRHDNIRKSKLTLSMSMAPDLRYCLGDFIDYYAHIGLRGGLVPRPEEQSNGQGRPQDSRRRQQDHHHAASVSPTGSAVSEEHTHRVLKSEFIERDNRKYYLDLKENQRGRFLRIRQTVSRGHGTMGYYGQGIEQTIVLPAQGLIEFRDALSQLIEDYGDGDATDERGRGNRNHEESPELPEAESFRVDNKRFYFDVGSNRYGVFLKISEVRQPYRNTITVPMKAWARFGENFIRYEGEMRRIFTCHEKRTETREDGEDQED; encoded by the coding sequence ATGGCTGATACATGTTcaagagggatggaaagaggcaGAGGAAGGATTACATCAGATTCTATGACGAGAGGCGCATATCCGCAACAGTATGTTCACCCTGGCACACAGCAGCAGGGCATAGACATTCAGGAGCTTGCCTCTAAACGTGTCGATATCCAGAAGAAACGGTTTTATTTGGACGTAAAACAAAGTGCAAGGGGCAGATTCCTAAAAATTGCAGAGGTTTGGATTGGAAGAGGCCGCCATGATAACATCAGGAAGAGCAAATTAACGCTGTCCATGTCAATGGCACCCGATCTACGATATTGCCTGGGGGACTTCATCGATTATTACGCTCACATTGGGTTGCGAGGTGGCCTGGTACCACGGCCAGAAGAGCAGAGCAATGGCCAGGGCCGCCCCCAAGATTCCCGCAGAAGACAGCAAGATCACCACCACGCAGCATCAGTATCTCCCACCGGCTCTGCGGTGTCGGAGGAGCATACTCATCGCGTCCTGAAGAGTGAATTCATTGAGAGAGACAATAGAAAGTACTATCTGGATCTGAAAGAGAACCAGCGAGGCAGGTTCCTCCGCATCAGACAGACTGTCAGCAGAGGACATGGCACCATGGGTTACTACGGCCAGGGCATCGAGCAGACCATAGTGTTGCCGGCTCAAGGGCTAATCGAATTCAGAGATGCCCTGTCGCAGCTTATTGAAGACTACGGCGATGGTGATGCCACGGATGAGCGTGGAAGAGGCAATAGGAACCACGAAGAATCCCCCGAGCTTCCCGAGGCAGAATCCTTTCGAGTGGACAATAAGAGGTTTTATTTCGACGTTGGTTCCAACCGGTACGGTGTGTTTTTGAAGATTAGCGAGGTACGACAGCCATACAGGAACACCATAACAGTCCCCATGAAAGCCTGGGCCAGATTTGGAGAGAATTTCATCAGGTATGAGGGAGAAATGCGGCGAATTTTCACCTGTCACGAGAAGAGGACAGAGACTCGCGAGGACGGTGAAGACCAGGAGGATTGA